ATTTGTAAATGACGGAAGGTCTGTGCTGACAGCATACAGGCTTTTTTGATCCTTCAGATCCACCGCTCTGCTGAATACTTCTTTGTCTGTTTCCGCCTCGTGAATATGATAATTGAAATCAACATCCAGGCTGGGATAGGAGAGTTCTGTACGGAGGTAATATTCGAGTACGTTGCAATCGACTTTGTCATTTACGGCTAACTGAAAGGTGCGATCCGAAATTTTTCGTACTACTTCAAGGGTGATGATTGAATTGGTGGAAGAAACATCGAGGTGTTCAGCCACCCGGCGCAGGGAGAGTATTACGTTGTTGTCGAAATTGTCGCCCTTTGCATTCATGGCTTTTTGTAGCCAGAAGAGCTGAGTAATGAGCGCGCCTGTAATGGAAATAAGTCCGAGCAATAGAAAGATACGGATGGGGGAGCGTTTCATACCATGTCAAAAGTATTACATCGGAATTTCATTTCGATGAAAGGTTTTAAACGTGTATATTATTATTTACAGATGGACAGATCGCGTATGAGTTATAATTGTTGCAGCAGTGCCTTCACCTTTTGTTCAACCAGGTTCCTGATATTTCTGAAGTCTTCCGGTTCCATATTTTTCGGATCCGGGATATCCCAGTCTGCTTTATATTTTGCATTCACCAGCGGACATTCATCGCCGCAGCCCATAGTGATGGCGTATTCATATTCCAGATCAGGAATTGATTTCAAAGATTTTGAATGTTGAACGGTAAGGTCGTAACCAATTTCATTCATGGACAATATAGCTTTCGGATTGATAGTACCAGATGGTTTCGATCCTGCGCTGAATGCATGCACAATATTTTCACCGTGAATTTTTGCAAAAGCTTCCGCCATCTGGCTGCGGTTTGAATTTTCAACACAAACAAAAAGGATGTTTTTTTTCATGGCCCGTTAGTTTATCAATCAATTCCTGTTATCCTGCTTCTTCTTTCCAGCAATAGTGTATCGCGCCAGCGGTCATTCATCTTCCCTACTTTTTCACGATATCCTACCAGGCGGAATCCCAAAGAATTGTGTAGCTGAATACTCGCCGTATTCTCCGGAAAAATGCCTGCCTGCAATGTCCAGATATGCTGCAATTCACTTTCAGTAATCATTTTTTGTAATAGCATTTTGCCAATCCCTTTTCCTCGTGCTGCGGTATGAACATATACACTCACTTCAGCCACTCCTGCGTAAACACATCGTCCGGATACAGGTGTTAGCGCGGCCCATCCGGCAACGGTTTGATGTTCGGTGGCGACAAACCGGCAATGCTGCAAATGAGCGTTGTTCCAATCTTCCCAGGCAGGAGCTGCTGTTTCAAAAGTTGCGTGACCGGTGGCAATGCCCTGCACATAAATTTCTTTAACAGCAGGATAATGTTGTTCCGTTAATAACTCAATCATCATTGCTTAAAAATTAGAACAGCACTCATTTTATTATTGGCAGCATATTGTTTTATCACAACAAGAATTCGTAATACCTTTCATATCAGTTTTCTTTTCTGCAAATACAGTGATGCTGTGGATTCCAACACCACTGTTTTTGTAAGTGTTGAGCTCTTCCTCAGTTAAGTACGCCGAAAGAATATCATCAGGAATGGTGA
The genomic region above belongs to Chitinophagaceae bacterium and contains:
- a CDS encoding arsenate reductase ArsC, with amino-acid sequence MKKNILFVCVENSNRSQMAEAFAKIHGENIVHAFSAGSKPSGTINPKAILSMNEIGYDLTVQHSKSLKSIPDLEYEYAITMGCGDECPLVNAKYKADWDIPDPKNMEPEDFRNIRNLVEQKVKALLQQL
- a CDS encoding N-acetyltransferase; translated protein: MMIELLTEQHYPAVKEIYVQGIATGHATFETAAPAWEDWNNAHLQHCRFVATEHQTVAGWAALTPVSGRCVYAGVAEVSVYVHTAARGKGIGKMLLQKMITESELQHIWTLQAGIFPENTASIQLHNSLGFRLVGYREKVGKMNDRWRDTLLLERRSRITGID